One Streptomyces sp. SAI-135 DNA segment encodes these proteins:
- a CDS encoding RNA polymerase sigma factor, whose translation MSASTSRTLPPEIAESVSVMALIERGKAEGQIAGDDVRRAFEADQIPATQWKNVLRSLNQILEEEGVTLMVSAAEPKRTRKSVAAKSPAKRTATKTVAAKTVTAKKATATATPAAPAAEPAVEGETPAKPAAKKAVATKKAAAKKTVATKKTAAAKKTTAKKDDAEVIEEEVLEEIKPGEEEEEGAENKGFVLSDDDEDDAPAQQVAVAGATADPVKDYLKQIGKVPLLNAEQEVELAKRIEAGLFAEDKLANADKLAPKLKRELEIIAEDGRRAKNHLLEANLRLVVSLAKRYTGRGMLFLDLIQEGNLGLIRAVEKFDYTKGYKFSTYATWWIRQAITRAMADQARTIRIPVHMVEVINKLARVQRQMLQDLGREPTPEELAKELDMTPEKVIEVQKYGREPISLHTPLGEDGDSEFGDLIEDSEAVVPADAVSFTLLQEQLHSVLDTLSEREAGVVSMRFGLTDGQPKTLDEIGKVYGVTRERIRQIESKTMSKLRHPSRSQVLRDYLD comes from the coding sequence GTGTCGGCCAGCACATCCCGTACGCTCCCGCCGGAGATCGCCGAGTCCGTCTCTGTCATGGCTCTCATTGAGCGGGGAAAGGCCGAGGGGCAGATCGCCGGCGATGACGTGCGTCGGGCCTTCGAAGCTGACCAGATTCCGGCCACTCAGTGGAAGAACGTACTGCGCAGCCTCAACCAGATCCTCGAGGAAGAGGGTGTGACGCTGATGGTCAGTGCCGCGGAGCCAAAGCGCACCCGAAAGAGCGTCGCAGCGAAGAGTCCGGCCAAGCGCACCGCCACCAAGACGGTCGCGGCGAAGACGGTGACCGCGAAGAAGGCCACCGCGACCGCCACCCCGGCGGCTCCCGCCGCTGAGCCCGCAGTCGAGGGCGAGACGCCCGCGAAGCCCGCCGCGAAGAAGGCCGTCGCCACCAAGAAGGCGGCAGCGAAGAAGACCGTCGCCACCAAGAAGACGGCGGCGGCCAAGAAGACGACCGCCAAGAAGGACGACGCCGAGGTCATCGAGGAAGAGGTCCTCGAGGAGATCAAGCCGGGCGAGGAGGAAGAGGAGGGGGCCGAGAACAAGGGCTTCGTCCTCTCCGACGACGACGAGGACGACGCGCCCGCCCAGCAGGTCGCCGTGGCGGGTGCCACCGCCGACCCGGTCAAGGACTACCTCAAGCAGATCGGCAAGGTCCCGCTGCTCAACGCCGAGCAGGAGGTCGAGCTCGCCAAGCGCATCGAGGCCGGTCTGTTCGCCGAGGACAAGCTCGCCAACGCCGACAAGCTCGCCCCGAAGCTCAAGCGCGAGCTGGAGATCATCGCCGAGGACGGCCGCCGCGCCAAGAACCACCTCCTGGAGGCCAACCTCCGTCTGGTGGTCTCCCTGGCCAAGCGCTACACGGGCCGCGGCATGCTCTTCCTGGACCTCATCCAGGAGGGCAACCTCGGTCTGATCCGCGCGGTCGAGAAGTTCGACTACACCAAGGGCTACAAGTTCTCCACGTACGCAACCTGGTGGATCCGTCAGGCGATCACCCGCGCGATGGCCGACCAGGCCCGCACCATCCGTATCCCGGTGCACATGGTCGAGGTCATCAACAAGCTCGCGCGCGTGCAGCGCCAGATGCTCCAGGACCTGGGCCGCGAGCCCACCCCGGAGGAGCTGGCCAAGGAACTCGACATGACCCCCGAGAAGGTCATCGAGGTCCAGAAGTACGGCCGCGAGCCGATCTCGCTGCACACCCCGCTCGGCGAGGACGGCGACAGCGAGTTCGGTGACCTCATCGAGGACTCCGAGGCCGTGGTCCCGGCCGACGCGGTCAGCTTCACGCTCCTGCAGGAGCAGCTGCACTCCGTTCTCGACACCCTGTCCGAGCGCGAGGCGGGCGTCGTCTCGATGCGCTTCGGTCTCACCGACGGTCAGCCGAAGACCCTCGACGAGATCGGCAAGGTCTACGGCGTCACGCGCGAGCGCATCCGCCAGATCGAGTCGAAGACCATGTCCAAGCTGCGTCACCCGTCGCGTTCGCAGGTACTGCGCGACTACCTCGACTAG
- a CDS encoding serine protease translates to MRHPIARALARPLVLAAVAAAIPLASAAPVAADSVVVGGFPVEVSTAPWTVALSSRDRFGGTRAGQFCGGVAVGRTTVLTAAHCMGEDVLGAPPEQVSDFRVITGRTDLLSAQGKEIALREAWVNPDYDPQSNAGDFAVLTLAEPLPQNAVITMAAAGDAAYEPGTGATVYGWGDSTGGGDYARSLRAARVHVLADAGCSKAYPGGADGTYRAESMLCAGEDWGGRDACQGDSGGPLVARGKLIGLVSWGSGCGRAGRPGVYARVSEVVRTLDQGGRSAADGRRRTA, encoded by the coding sequence ATGCGTCACCCCATTGCCCGGGCGCTGGCCCGGCCGCTGGTACTGGCGGCCGTGGCGGCGGCCATACCACTGGCGTCGGCCGCCCCCGTAGCCGCAGACAGCGTCGTCGTCGGGGGATTCCCGGTCGAGGTGTCCACGGCGCCCTGGACGGTGGCACTGTCCAGCCGTGACCGGTTCGGAGGTACGCGCGCCGGGCAGTTCTGCGGCGGTGTCGCCGTCGGCCGCACCACGGTGCTCACCGCGGCCCACTGCATGGGCGAGGACGTCCTCGGGGCACCGCCCGAGCAGGTGAGTGACTTTCGCGTCATCACAGGCCGTACGGATCTGCTCTCGGCCCAGGGCAAGGAGATCGCCCTGCGGGAAGCCTGGGTGAACCCCGACTACGACCCGCAGAGCAACGCCGGGGACTTCGCCGTCCTCACCCTCGCCGAGCCCCTGCCGCAGAACGCGGTCATCACCATGGCCGCCGCCGGCGACGCCGCGTACGAGCCGGGAACCGGCGCCACGGTGTACGGCTGGGGTGACAGCACGGGCGGCGGCGACTACGCGCGCAGCCTGCGGGCGGCACGCGTGCACGTACTGGCCGACGCGGGCTGCAGCAAGGCCTATCCGGGCGGCGCCGACGGCACCTATCGCGCCGAGAGCATGCTGTGCGCCGGAGAGGACTGGGGCGGCCGTGACGCCTGCCAGGGGGACAGCGGTGGGCCGCTGGTCGCCCGGGGGAAGCTGATCGGGCTGGTGTCCTGGGGGAGCGGCTGCGGCAGAGCGGGCCGGCCCGGTGTCTACGCCCGCGTGTCCGAGGTGGTGCGGACGCTGGACCAAGGCGGTCGCAGCGCGGCCGACGGACGCCGCAGGACCGCGTGA
- a CDS encoding DNA topoisomerase IV subunit B, with the protein MTAETSVPSTALLAGADRDGSNYTARHLLVLEGLEAVRKRPGMYIGSTDSRGLMHCLWEIIDNSVDEALGGYCDHIEVILHDDASVEVRDNGRGIPVDVEPKTGLSGVEVVMTKLHAGGKFGGGSYAASGGLHGVGASVVNALSARLDVEVDRAGSTHAISFRRGVPGAFAGNGPDAKFEAASGLRKAKRIPKTRTGTRVRYWADRQIFLKDAKLSLENLHQRARQTAFLVPGLTIVVRDEYGLGEGGSKGEESFRFDGGISEFCEYLATDKPVNDVLRFSGQGTFKETVPVLDDHGQMTPTEVTRELGVDVAMRWGTGYDTTLKSFVNIIATPKGGTHVAGFEQAVTKTMNEVLRAKKLLRVAEDDIVKDDALEGLTAVVTVRLAEPQFEGQTKEVLGTSAARRIVNTVISKELKAFLTSTKRDAAAQARVVMEKAVAAARTRIAARQHKDAQRRKTALESSSLPAKLADCRSDDVDRSELFIVEGDSALGTAKLARNSEFQALLPIRGKILNVQKSSVTDMLKNVECGAIIQVIGAGSGRTFDIDAARYGKIIMMTDADVDGSHIRCLLLTLFQRYMRPMVEAGRVFAAVPPLHRIELVQPKKGQDKYVYTYSDRELREKLLEFQSKGVRYKDSIQRYKGLGEMDADQLAETTMDPRHRTLRRINLADLEAAEQVFDLLMGNDVAPRKEFISGSAATLDRSRIDA; encoded by the coding sequence GTGACCGCCGAGACGTCCGTGCCGTCCACAGCTCTGCTGGCAGGAGCAGACCGGGACGGTTCCAACTACACCGCGCGGCACCTGCTCGTCCTCGAGGGGCTCGAGGCCGTACGCAAGCGCCCGGGCATGTACATCGGATCGACCGACAGCCGTGGCCTGATGCACTGTCTGTGGGAGATCATCGACAACTCCGTCGACGAGGCCCTGGGGGGGTACTGCGACCACATCGAGGTGATCCTCCACGACGACGCCTCCGTGGAGGTCCGTGACAACGGCCGGGGCATCCCGGTCGACGTCGAACCCAAGACGGGCCTGTCCGGCGTCGAGGTCGTCATGACCAAGCTGCACGCCGGCGGCAAGTTCGGCGGTGGCTCGTACGCCGCCTCCGGCGGCCTGCACGGTGTGGGCGCCTCCGTGGTGAACGCCCTGTCCGCGCGGCTGGACGTCGAGGTGGACCGAGCCGGCAGCACCCATGCGATCAGCTTCCGGCGCGGCGTGCCGGGTGCCTTCGCAGGCAACGGCCCCGACGCCAAGTTCGAAGCCGCCAGCGGCCTGCGCAAGGCCAAGAGGATCCCCAAGACCCGGACCGGCACGCGCGTGCGGTACTGGGCCGACAGGCAGATCTTCCTGAAGGACGCCAAGCTCTCCCTGGAGAACCTCCACCAGCGCGCCCGCCAGACCGCGTTCCTGGTACCCGGCCTGACCATCGTCGTCCGTGACGAATACGGCCTGGGGGAGGGCGGCAGCAAGGGCGAGGAGTCGTTCCGCTTCGACGGCGGCATCAGCGAGTTCTGCGAGTACCTGGCCACCGACAAGCCGGTCAACGACGTCCTCCGCTTCTCCGGCCAGGGCACCTTCAAGGAGACCGTCCCGGTCCTCGACGACCACGGCCAGATGACGCCCACCGAGGTCACCCGCGAACTCGGCGTGGACGTCGCGATGCGCTGGGGGACCGGTTACGACACGACCCTCAAGTCGTTCGTCAACATCATCGCCACGCCCAAGGGCGGCACCCATGTCGCCGGCTTCGAGCAGGCCGTCACCAAGACGATGAACGAGGTGCTGCGCGCCAAGAAGCTGCTGCGTGTCGCCGAGGACGACATCGTCAAGGACGACGCTCTCGAGGGCCTGACCGCGGTCGTCACCGTGCGCCTCGCCGAGCCGCAGTTCGAGGGCCAGACCAAGGAGGTCCTCGGCACCTCGGCGGCCCGCCGCATCGTGAACACCGTGATCTCCAAGGAGCTCAAGGCGTTCCTGACGTCCACGAAGCGGGACGCGGCGGCCCAGGCCCGGGTCGTCATGGAGAAGGCGGTCGCCGCCGCGCGCACGCGTATCGCGGCCCGCCAGCACAAGGACGCACAGCGCCGCAAGACGGCTCTGGAGTCGTCCTCGCTGCCCGCCAAGCTCGCCGACTGCCGCAGCGACGACGTCGACCGCAGCGAACTGTTCATCGTCGAGGGCGACTCCGCCCTCGGTACCGCGAAGCTCGCCCGGAACTCCGAGTTCCAGGCGCTGCTGCCCATCCGAGGCAAGATCCTCAACGTCCAGAAGTCGTCCGTCACCGACATGCTCAAGAACGTCGAGTGCGGTGCGATCATCCAGGTCATAGGAGCGGGGTCCGGCCGGACCTTCGACATCGACGCGGCCCGCTACGGCAAGATCATCATGATGACGGACGCCGATGTCGACGGCTCTCACATCCGGTGCCTGCTGCTGACCCTGTTCCAGCGCTACATGCGGCCCATGGTCGAGGCCGGCCGGGTGTTCGCCGCGGTGCCGCCGCTGCACCGCATCGAGCTCGTCCAGCCGAAGAAGGGGCAGGACAAGTACGTCTACACGTACTCGGACCGTGAGCTGCGGGAGAAGCTGCTGGAGTTCCAGAGCAAGGGCGTCCGGTACAAGGACTCCATCCAGCGGTACAAGGGCCTCGGCGAGATGGACGCCGACCAGCTGGCCGAGACGACCATGGACCCGCGGCACCGGACCCTGCGGCGGATCAACCTCGCCGATCTGGAGGCCGCCGAGCAGGTCTTCGATCTGCTGATGGGCAACGACGTGGCGCCGCGCAAGGAGTTCATCTCGGGCTCTGCGGCGACGCTGGACCGGTCGCGTATCGACGCGTAG
- a CDS encoding DUF1453 domain-containing protein, with protein MSGLVDALLIVVAVIVVITRQFRASRIDTDRRWWLLPTALAVVALREPGLVDAHHRTASITLLTAELLTGLAIGAGWAWTSRIWTEPDGSVWGRSTKASGAVWAVGIALRVGLLALGTAIGVHQDSSALLLALAATLFVRSGVLVQRAHSLRPAATSAPAYGEPVLRSTNKERL; from the coding sequence ATGTCCGGGCTCGTCGACGCGTTGCTGATCGTGGTCGCGGTGATCGTGGTGATCACCCGGCAGTTCCGGGCGAGCCGGATCGACACCGACCGGCGCTGGTGGCTGCTGCCCACCGCCCTGGCCGTCGTGGCACTTCGGGAGCCGGGACTGGTGGACGCCCATCACCGCACCGCATCGATCACCCTGCTCACCGCCGAACTGCTCACCGGCCTCGCCATCGGAGCCGGCTGGGCCTGGACGAGCCGGATATGGACGGAGCCGGACGGCTCGGTGTGGGGCAGGAGCACCAAGGCGAGCGGGGCTGTCTGGGCCGTCGGCATCGCGCTGCGCGTCGGCCTCCTCGCGCTCGGTACGGCGATCGGTGTCCACCAGGACTCCTCCGCGCTGCTGCTCGCCCTGGCGGCCACCCTCTTCGTGCGCTCCGGGGTCCTCGTCCAGCGGGCGCACTCCCTGCGCCCCGCCGCCACATCTGCCCCGGCGTACGGTGAGCCCGTGCTCCGGTCCACGAACAAGGAACGGCTGTGA
- a CDS encoding histidine kinase — protein sequence MTDNAWTRWPSREALGREPTTRPRRLLGWVIRSLVLAMLLWGAFNSSHVRGWGVLGAVAGILLSAFVAWALFRTTLAHRLWPSLLLFGVLLAIAVAAQAADFGVVALVLWCGCAVTALERLPMAAALPVTVVALALYAAVNDDVWLTTLATTAGLALAGYVLRLDAEARGNAQRLLSQERAARAAEAETAALAERARIAREIHDVLAHSLSAQLVHLEAARLLIEGGAERDQILERVVAARGMARDGLAETRQALSALRGDMTPLEEFLNQLVGTADGAETTISGERRPLSAEASQAVRRVAQEALTNVRKHAPGAKVRMLLEYGEEQVTLVVRDSGGSPGELTTTGGGYGLLGMRERAELLGGSLHAGPDDEGFVVTLKVPV from the coding sequence GTGACGGACAACGCTTGGACCCGCTGGCCCTCCCGGGAGGCGCTCGGGCGTGAGCCGACCACGCGCCCTCGGCGTCTGCTCGGCTGGGTCATACGGTCGCTGGTGCTGGCCATGCTCCTCTGGGGCGCGTTCAACAGCAGCCATGTGCGGGGCTGGGGCGTGCTCGGCGCAGTGGCAGGAATCCTCCTGTCCGCCTTCGTCGCCTGGGCACTCTTCCGCACCACCCTGGCGCACCGGCTCTGGCCCTCCCTGCTGCTCTTCGGCGTCCTCTTGGCGATCGCGGTCGCCGCCCAGGCTGCGGACTTCGGGGTCGTCGCCCTCGTGCTGTGGTGCGGATGCGCCGTCACCGCTCTGGAACGGCTGCCCATGGCCGCCGCCCTGCCCGTGACCGTGGTCGCTCTCGCCCTCTACGCCGCTGTCAACGACGACGTGTGGCTGACCACCCTGGCCACGACCGCGGGCCTCGCCCTGGCCGGCTATGTCCTGCGGCTGGACGCCGAGGCCCGGGGCAACGCGCAACGGCTGCTCAGCCAGGAGCGGGCCGCCCGGGCGGCCGAGGCGGAGACGGCGGCCCTAGCGGAGCGGGCCCGGATCGCCCGGGAGATCCACGACGTGCTGGCCCACAGTCTCTCGGCCCAGCTCGTGCACCTGGAGGCGGCCCGGTTGCTGATCGAGGGGGGCGCAGAGCGGGACCAGATCCTGGAAAGGGTGGTGGCGGCTCGGGGCATGGCCCGAGACGGTCTTGCGGAGACCCGGCAGGCGCTGTCGGCCCTGCGTGGGGACATGACCCCGCTGGAGGAGTTCCTGAACCAGCTCGTCGGGACGGCCGACGGAGCCGAGACCACCATTTCGGGTGAGCGCAGACCGCTTTCGGCCGAGGCCTCGCAGGCCGTGCGCAGGGTCGCGCAGGAGGCCCTGACCAACGTCCGCAAGCATGCGCCGGGGGCAAAGGTCCGGATGCTGCTGGAGTACGGCGAGGAGCAGGTGACGCTGGTCGTGCGCGACTCGGGCGGTTCGCCGGGTGAACTCACCACCACCGGAGGCGGGTACGGTCTGCTGGGAATGCGGGAGCGGGCCGAGTTGCTGGGTGGTTCGCTGCACGCCGGGCCGGACGACGAAGGGTTCGTGGTGACGTTGAAGGTGCCGGTGTGA
- a CDS encoding response regulator transcription factor yields the protein MTVGEETKKSARVVVADDQTVVREGIVMLLGLLPGIEVVGAAGDGEEAVELVAELAPDVVLMDLRMPRCDGVEATRRIRAEYPGTQVVVLTTFGDDESLFPALKAGARGYLTKDAGGDEIVRAVHSVLSGDAGLSPSVQRRLLERLSDPEPPQPVPTEAPDGLTAREVEVLALIAEGLTNQEIARRLHVSTATVKTHINNLFAKTGIKDRAQAVRYAYAKGLVRPPMGGIT from the coding sequence GTGACCGTGGGGGAGGAGACGAAGAAGTCCGCGCGGGTGGTGGTCGCGGACGACCAGACCGTAGTGCGCGAAGGCATCGTGATGCTGCTCGGTCTGCTGCCCGGTATCGAGGTCGTGGGTGCGGCCGGCGACGGCGAGGAGGCGGTGGAGCTCGTCGCCGAACTCGCCCCGGACGTGGTGCTGATGGACCTGCGCATGCCCCGCTGTGACGGGGTGGAGGCGACCCGGAGGATCCGGGCCGAGTACCCCGGAACGCAGGTCGTGGTGCTGACGACGTTCGGGGACGACGAGTCGCTGTTCCCCGCGCTCAAGGCGGGGGCGCGCGGCTATCTCACCAAGGACGCGGGCGGTGACGAGATCGTGCGGGCCGTGCACAGTGTGCTCTCCGGGGACGCCGGGCTCTCGCCGAGCGTCCAACGGCGTTTGCTGGAGCGGCTGTCGGACCCTGAGCCGCCGCAGCCGGTGCCCACGGAGGCGCCCGACGGGCTCACTGCCCGGGAGGTCGAAGTGCTGGCGCTGATCGCCGAAGGGCTGACCAATCAGGAGATCGCCCGCCGGCTGCACGTCTCCACCGCCACGGTGAAGACCCACATCAACAACCTCTTTGCCAAGACGGGCATCAAGGACCGTGCACAGGCGGTGCGTTACGCCTATGCGAAAGGGCTTGTACGGCCACCGATGGGAGGAATCACCTGA
- a CDS encoding DUF485 domain-containing protein, with the protein MQSSNARPRGSGGDAESSAENHHGHDVARAEAPAGAGVRYEDPWYDELASGWGETGGDGTAAAPVATARAERENRAAAAADVYLEVQRSAAFQEVRSRYRRFVVPAGIGFFAWYVAYVVTATSAPGLMARPVAGAVNVAMLAGLGQFLTTFLLTWAYARHARLRRDRAALELRWDTQELTRSARGGASS; encoded by the coding sequence ATGCAGTCAAGCAACGCTCGTCCCCGCGGAAGCGGAGGGGATGCCGAGAGTTCGGCCGAGAACCACCACGGCCACGATGTGGCCCGTGCCGAAGCACCCGCCGGGGCCGGGGTGCGGTACGAGGATCCCTGGTACGACGAGCTCGCCTCCGGCTGGGGAGAGACGGGCGGTGACGGCACAGCTGCGGCACCCGTCGCGACGGCACGCGCGGAGCGCGAGAACCGGGCCGCCGCGGCGGCCGACGTCTACCTCGAGGTGCAGCGCAGCGCGGCCTTCCAGGAGGTGCGCAGCAGGTACCGGAGGTTCGTGGTGCCGGCGGGCATCGGGTTCTTCGCCTGGTACGTGGCCTACGTCGTGACGGCGACGAGCGCTCCCGGACTGATGGCACGACCGGTGGCCGGAGCTGTGAACGTGGCGATGCTCGCGGGACTTGGACAGTTCCTCACCACCTTCCTGCTGACCTGGGCCTACGCCCGGCATGCGAGGCTGCGCCGGGACCGGGCCGCGCTCGAACTGCGGTGGGACACCCAGGAGCTGACGCGTTCGGCCCGGGGCGGTGCGTCGTCGTGA
- a CDS encoding cation acetate symporter, producing the protein MTGDHQTLALLLFSAFVAVTLGITTWVSRHRHGSAEEFYAGGRLFSPMENGFAIAGDYMSAASFLGISGLIALFGYDGMLYSVGFLVAWLVVLFLVAELVRNCGRFTLADVVAARMNERPVRIAAGTSSVTVSVLYLVAQMVGAGSLVALLLGGTGEAAQSWTVIAVGALMVIYVSLGGMRATTWIQIVKAVLLLGGTVALTVLVLVRFHGDVDQLLLTAAERSGHGQSFLAPGLKYGGDWTARLDFISLGLALVLGTAGLPHILSRFYTVPTARAARRSVVWSIGLIGGFYLMTIVLGFGAAAIVGPETVRGSNAAGNTAVPLLALDLGGGADSTGGTVLFAIVAAVAFATILAVVAGITLASSASVAHDLYASLRRRRAKPRSEVAVARTAAVGIGVIAIALGLLARDLNVAFLVGLAFAVAASANLPVLLYSLFWPGFTTRGAVWSVYGGLIPAMALVLLSPVVSGSPESLFPGVDFQYFPLQNPGVVSIPLGFVAGWLGTVTSAEVADEAKHAETEVRSLTGAGAV; encoded by the coding sequence GTGACGGGGGACCACCAGACTCTGGCGCTGTTGCTGTTCAGCGCGTTCGTCGCGGTCACGCTGGGGATCACGACATGGGTGAGCCGCCACCGGCACGGTTCGGCGGAGGAGTTCTACGCCGGCGGGCGGTTGTTCTCGCCGATGGAGAATGGTTTTGCCATCGCGGGCGACTACATGTCGGCCGCGTCCTTCCTCGGTATCTCCGGGCTCATCGCGCTCTTCGGGTACGACGGGATGCTCTACTCGGTGGGTTTCCTGGTGGCGTGGCTGGTGGTGCTGTTCCTCGTCGCGGAACTGGTGCGCAACTGCGGGCGGTTTACGCTCGCCGACGTGGTCGCCGCGCGGATGAACGAGCGGCCGGTGCGGATCGCGGCGGGGACTTCGTCGGTCACCGTGTCCGTTCTGTACCTGGTGGCCCAGATGGTGGGCGCGGGCAGTCTGGTTGCGCTGCTGCTCGGCGGCACCGGCGAGGCGGCCCAGTCCTGGACCGTCATCGCCGTCGGGGCGCTCATGGTGATCTATGTGTCCCTGGGAGGGATGCGGGCGACGACCTGGATCCAGATCGTCAAGGCGGTGCTGCTGCTCGGTGGGACCGTCGCACTGACCGTGCTCGTGCTGGTGCGGTTCCACGGAGATGTCGACCAACTGCTGCTCACGGCCGCGGAGCGCAGCGGCCACGGCCAGTCGTTCCTGGCACCTGGTCTGAAGTACGGCGGGGACTGGACGGCCCGCCTCGACTTCATCAGTCTGGGACTGGCTCTCGTGCTCGGCACAGCAGGGCTGCCGCACATCCTCTCCCGCTTCTACACCGTTCCCACGGCACGCGCCGCACGGCGTTCGGTGGTGTGGTCGATCGGGCTCATCGGTGGCTTCTACCTGATGACGATCGTCCTCGGGTTCGGTGCCGCGGCGATCGTGGGCCCCGAGACGGTCCGGGGATCGAACGCCGCGGGCAACACCGCGGTCCCCCTCCTGGCCCTCGACCTGGGCGGCGGCGCCGACTCCACGGGAGGAACGGTTCTGTTCGCGATCGTCGCCGCGGTCGCGTTCGCCACGATCCTCGCCGTGGTCGCCGGCATCACTCTCGCCTCCTCCGCCTCTGTGGCCCATGACCTGTACGCCTCACTGCGGCGGCGACGGGCCAAGCCCCGCAGCGAGGTGGCCGTGGCCAGGACCGCCGCCGTGGGGATCGGCGTGATCGCGATCGCGCTCGGCCTGCTGGCCCGCGATCTCAACGTCGCCTTCCTGGTCGGCCTCGCCTTCGCCGTGGCCGCGTCCGCGAATCTGCCGGTGCTGCTCTACTCGCTGTTCTGGCCCGGATTCACCACCCGAGGCGCCGTCTGGTCCGTCTACGGCGGACTGATCCCGGCCATGGCTCTGGTCCTGCTGTCGCCCGTGGTGTCCGGAAGCCCCGAGTCCCTCTTCCCGGGCGTCGACTTCCAGTACTTCCCGCTGCAGAACCCAGGGGTCGTCTCCATCCCGCTGGGCTTCGTCGCGGGCTGGCTCGGCACGGTCACCTCGGCGGAGGTCGCCGACGAGGCCAAGCACGCGGAGACCGAGGTGCGGTCACTCACGGGGGCGGGGGCCGTGTAG
- a CDS encoding response regulator yields MIDVLVVDDDFRVAEINAKYVGKVPGFRVAARAHNAAQALASVQRGTIDLVLLDHYLPDQTGLELVHRMREQGHGTDVIMITAAGDVTTVQTAMRLGALHYLVKPFTFAALRTRLDSYAALRRTVDRVGGHGIAGQEQVDRIFSALRTTPATASPGLPSGHSEPTTDLICRVLHHAGHPLSAHEVAAETGLSRSTAQRYLRHLEQAGRLRLSLRYGDTGRPEHRYAWVAP; encoded by the coding sequence ATGATTGACGTCCTGGTCGTGGACGACGACTTCCGCGTCGCCGAGATCAACGCGAAGTACGTGGGGAAGGTTCCCGGCTTCCGGGTGGCCGCCCGCGCCCACAACGCCGCCCAGGCGCTGGCCAGCGTGCAGCGCGGGACCATCGACCTGGTCCTGCTGGACCACTACCTGCCCGATCAGACGGGCCTCGAACTCGTCCACCGCATGCGGGAACAGGGCCACGGCACCGACGTCATCATGATCACGGCAGCCGGGGACGTGACGACCGTCCAGACCGCGATGCGCCTGGGCGCCCTCCACTACCTGGTCAAGCCCTTCACCTTCGCGGCCCTGCGTACCCGCCTGGACTCCTATGCCGCCCTGCGCCGCACCGTCGACCGGGTCGGCGGCCACGGCATCGCCGGTCAGGAACAGGTCGACCGGATCTTCAGCGCCCTGCGCACCACCCCGGCGACGGCCTCCCCGGGCCTGCCCAGCGGCCACTCGGAGCCGACCACGGACCTCATCTGCCGCGTCCTCCACCACGCCGGCCACCCGCTGTCGGCCCACGAGGTCGCCGCCGAGACGGGTCTGAGCCGCTCCACCGCCCAGCGCTACCTCCGCCACCTCGAACAGGCCGGACGCCTCCGCCTGTCCCTCAGATACGGCGACACGGGGCGCCCTGAGCACCGGTACGCGTGGGTGGCGCCATAG
- a CDS encoding ABC transporter ATP-binding protein translates to MSADTSPAIELRGASKTFRTPSGGLHTAVKGLDLTVGRGEFVAIVGPTGCGKSTTLTLVSGLEEPSEGEVLVVGEPVRGVGDKVGFVFQQDATFPWRTVLSNVMSGPRFRGVPKAEARQKAREWLARVGLAAFEDRYPHQLSGGQRKRVALAATFVNDPEILLMDEPFSALDVQTRALMSDELLELWEGTGASVVFVTHDLEESIALADKVVVMTAGPATVKQVFEIDLPRPRKVESVRLEPRFIEIYREIWQSLGEEVRITRERGAAHVA, encoded by the coding sequence ATGAGCGCAGACACCAGCCCCGCCATCGAACTGCGGGGCGCGAGCAAGACATTCCGGACCCCGTCGGGGGGTCTGCACACGGCCGTCAAGGGACTCGATCTCACGGTGGGACGTGGGGAGTTCGTGGCGATCGTCGGGCCCACGGGCTGTGGCAAGTCGACCACGTTGACGCTGGTCAGCGGGTTGGAGGAGCCTTCCGAGGGTGAGGTCCTGGTCGTCGGGGAGCCGGTCCGGGGGGTCGGGGACAAGGTCGGTTTCGTCTTCCAGCAGGACGCCACGTTCCCCTGGCGCACGGTCCTGTCCAACGTGATGTCCGGTCCCCGCTTTCGCGGTGTGCCCAAGGCGGAGGCCAGGCAGAAGGCGCGGGAATGGCTGGCCAGGGTCGGGCTCGCGGCCTTCGAGGACCGTTACCCCCACCAGCTCTCCGGAGGTCAGCGCAAGCGCGTCGCGCTCGCCGCGACCTTCGTCAACGACCCCGAGATCCTGCTGATGGACGAGCCATTCTCCGCGCTCGACGTGCAGACCCGGGCCCTGATGTCCGACGAGCTCCTCGAACTGTGGGAGGGCACGGGCGCCTCCGTCGTCTTCGTCACCCACGACCTCGAGGAGTCCATCGCGCTGGCGGACAAGGTCGTCGTGATGACGGCCGGGCCCGCCACCGTCAAGCAGGTCTTCGAGATCGACCTGCCGCGGCCGCGCAAGGTCGAGTCGGTCCGCCTGGAGCCGCGGTTCATCGAGATCTACCGCGAGATCTGGCAGTCCCTCGGCGAAGAGGTCCGCATCACCCGCGAGAGGGGCGCCGCCCATGTCGCCTGA